One Streptomyces sp. ML-6 genomic region harbors:
- the murJ gene encoding murein biosynthesis integral membrane protein MurJ: MNAPYDGDRGQGAGGAGSSGGPPMPQGPGQVPPMPDPYLQDAYDRDPYRAQDLTVQDPVTEALYDRAAHPPPPPGTYQQPHPLYQQPPAAQYPPDPRVWAQAPPPEPGGPSRHLPYGDNAATTQFVGVDDLVSQASRDEEQPDAFAHLFRDQEGPSGSAPAPAAPEPAPAAAPPKSGGRVSGLLKSSALMAAGTLVSRLTGFVRSLVITAALGAALLGDSFTIAYTLPTMIYILTVGGGLNSVFVPQLVRSMKDDEDGGEAYANRLLTLVMVALGVIVAIAVFAAPWLIHMMSPTIAQDAAANSVAVTFARYCLPTIFFMGVHVVMGQILNARGKFGAMMWTPVLNNIVMIFTFGMFIWVYGTSAESRMGVETIPAEGVRLLGIGTLLGLVVQALAMIPYLREAGFRFRPRFDWKGHGLGKTVKLAKWTVLFVLANQAGVIVVTQLATSAGKLSGKDGAGFLGYSNAQLIWGMPQAIITVSVMAALLPRISRAAHDNDPGAVRDDISQGLRNSAVAIVPVAFMFLALGLPMCTLLYSSAGTEAARSMGYILMAFGLGLIPYSVQYVVLRGFYAYEDTRTPFYNTVIVAAVNAAASALCYVMLPAEWAVVGMAASYGLAYAVGVGIAWRRLRNRLGGDLDGAHVVRTYARLCMAAVPAAVLGGGVGFAVLLGLGEGAFGSLVALICGGAVLLGVFFVAAKRMRIEEINGMVGMVRGRLGR, from the coding sequence ATGAACGCGCCGTATGACGGTGACCGCGGTCAGGGTGCGGGCGGAGCCGGGTCCTCCGGCGGGCCTCCGATGCCCCAGGGCCCCGGCCAGGTTCCGCCGATGCCCGACCCGTACCTCCAGGACGCCTACGACCGCGACCCCTACCGCGCCCAGGACCTGACCGTCCAGGACCCGGTGACCGAGGCCCTGTACGACCGCGCCGCGCACCCGCCGCCGCCCCCGGGCACCTACCAGCAGCCTCATCCGCTCTACCAGCAGCCGCCTGCGGCGCAGTACCCGCCCGACCCGCGCGTCTGGGCACAGGCCCCGCCCCCCGAGCCCGGCGGCCCGTCGCGGCACCTGCCGTACGGCGACAACGCGGCAACCACCCAGTTCGTCGGGGTGGACGACCTCGTCAGCCAGGCCTCCCGGGACGAGGAGCAGCCCGACGCCTTCGCACACCTCTTCCGGGACCAGGAGGGCCCGTCCGGCTCGGCACCCGCCCCCGCGGCACCCGAACCGGCTCCTGCGGCCGCTCCGCCCAAGTCCGGCGGCCGGGTCTCCGGGCTGCTGAAGTCCAGCGCCCTGATGGCGGCCGGCACCCTGGTGTCCCGCCTGACGGGGTTCGTCCGCAGCCTCGTGATCACCGCCGCGCTCGGTGCGGCCCTGCTCGGTGACAGCTTCACCATCGCGTACACCCTGCCCACGATGATCTACATCCTCACCGTGGGCGGCGGCCTCAACTCGGTCTTCGTGCCCCAGCTCGTCCGCTCCATGAAGGACGACGAGGACGGCGGCGAGGCCTATGCCAACCGGTTGCTGACCCTCGTGATGGTCGCGCTCGGCGTGATCGTCGCGATCGCGGTCTTCGCCGCCCCCTGGCTGATCCACATGATGTCGCCGACGATCGCCCAGGACGCGGCGGCCAACAGCGTCGCCGTGACGTTCGCCCGGTACTGCCTGCCGACCATCTTCTTCATGGGCGTGCACGTCGTGATGGGCCAGATCCTCAACGCCCGCGGCAAGTTCGGCGCGATGATGTGGACGCCGGTCCTCAACAACATCGTCATGATCTTCACGTTCGGCATGTTCATCTGGGTCTACGGCACGTCCGCCGAGTCCCGGATGGGCGTCGAGACGATTCCGGCGGAAGGGGTCCGGCTCCTCGGCATCGGCACGCTGCTCGGCCTCGTCGTGCAGGCCCTGGCCATGATTCCGTACCTGCGCGAGGCGGGCTTCCGTTTCCGTCCGCGCTTCGACTGGAAGGGACACGGGCTCGGCAAGACGGTCAAGCTGGCCAAGTGGACCGTCCTGTTCGTCCTGGCGAACCAGGCGGGCGTGATCGTCGTCACCCAGCTCGCGACCTCGGCGGGCAAGCTGTCCGGCAAGGACGGCGCCGGCTTCCTCGGCTACTCCAACGCCCAGCTCATCTGGGGCATGCCTCAGGCGATCATCACCGTGTCCGTCATGGCGGCCCTGCTGCCCCGCATCTCCCGCGCCGCCCACGACAACGACCCGGGTGCCGTCCGGGACGACATCTCGCAGGGTCTGCGGAACTCGGCCGTCGCGATCGTGCCGGTGGCCTTCATGTTCCTCGCCCTCGGCCTGCCGATGTGCACCCTGCTGTACTCCTCCGCCGGAACCGAGGCGGCCCGGTCGATGGGTTACATCCTCATGGCCTTCGGCCTCGGCCTGATCCCGTACTCCGTGCAGTACGTGGTGCTGCGTGGCTTCTACGCCTACGAGGACACCCGCACCCCCTTCTACAACACGGTCATCGTCGCCGCGGTCAACGCCGCCGCCTCGGCCCTCTGCTACGTGATGCTGCCCGCCGAGTGGGCCGTGGTCGGCATGGCCGCCTCGTACGGGCTCGCCTACGCCGTCGGTGTGGGCATCGCCTGGCGGCGGCTGCGCAACCGCCTGGGCGGGGACCTGGACGGCGCGCACGTCGTACGCACCTACGCCCGGCTGTGCATGGCCGCCGTCCCGGCGGCGGTGCTCGGCGGAGGCGTGGGCTTCGCCGTGCTCCTGGGCCTGGGCGAAGGCGCCTTCGGCTCGCTCGTCGCGCTGATCTGCGGCGGGGCCGTCCTGCTGGGCGTCTTCTTCGTCGCCGCCAAGCGCATGCGGATCGAGGAGATCAACGGCATGGTCGGCATGGTTCGAGGACGTCTCGGACGCTGA
- a CDS encoding DUF6049 family protein produces the protein MAEPADIQGIGTSPARRWLRRTAALMIGAPLVAALLAGPAAPAARAGEIGKAPTGSRTVDVSLDGVAPSAPVKGDTLTISGTVTNRGKETITQATVDLRVGSKLPSRTAIDTAAKRTGFVLGSDPAPLGGKYTVKFAKLPSGISQDFTLSVPVGKLGLGDDGVYQLGVSLSGQTSRVPYSQVLGIERTFLPWQEEERDSRTKVTYLWPLIASAHVTAETDTDDQRTPVFADDSLAAELAPGGRLEQLVSLGSRLPVTWVIDPDLLASADAMTGDYRVKSGDTTVAGKNQAVAKKWLTSLEAAVADGKVVALPFADPDLASIAHRGKNVSGTLSHLQTATEAAATTVQTVLHVKPSTDFAWPVDGAIDPSIVDVATSAGAHKVIARSDSLQETGNLTYTPTAARPIGGGTTAVVADARLSTAFQGDMSKAEDSTLAVQKFLALTLALAEQDTDAERSIVVAPQRTPTVAQAQSMARALHGLDDERWTQPLGLVEAAGAKPDANATTTVPKASKYPKKLRSQELPTQAFQDIKSTQVSLDNFQVILTQTERVVTPFGNALNRSMSTSWRGRPLEAQQYRDSVRTYLQGLINEVQLISKSDVTLSGRSATIPVTVQNRLLQGVDHLVLRLKSENATRLRLNDGGAVAEQPIRIGPGHSQSVKFDAAANINGQVRMTAQLYTEDGTPYGEEMTFTVKVSELTPTVLLVIAGGLLLLVLAGVRMYTQRKRVNAGGPADGGDEPEQPSDPTPDTGPESGGPSAPGEKVER, from the coding sequence GTGGCCGAGCCGGCAGACATCCAGGGGATCGGTACCTCTCCTGCCCGCCGGTGGCTGCGGCGCACCGCGGCCCTGATGATCGGCGCGCCGCTCGTCGCGGCGTTGCTGGCCGGTCCGGCCGCGCCCGCGGCGCGGGCGGGCGAGATCGGCAAGGCCCCCACCGGCTCCCGGACGGTCGACGTGTCCCTGGACGGCGTGGCCCCGAGCGCCCCGGTCAAAGGGGACACCCTGACCATCTCCGGCACCGTGACCAACCGGGGCAAGGAGACGATCACCCAGGCCACGGTCGATCTGCGGGTGGGCTCGAAGCTCCCCAGCAGGACGGCGATCGACACCGCCGCCAAGCGCACCGGCTTCGTACTCGGCAGCGACCCCGCCCCGCTCGGCGGCAAGTACACGGTGAAGTTCGCGAAGCTCCCCTCCGGCATCAGCCAGGACTTCACGCTCTCCGTCCCGGTCGGCAAGCTGGGGCTCGGCGACGACGGCGTCTACCAGCTCGGCGTCTCGCTGTCGGGGCAGACCTCCCGGGTCCCTTACAGCCAGGTGCTGGGGATCGAGCGGACCTTCCTGCCCTGGCAGGAGGAGGAGCGCGACTCCAGGACCAAGGTCACCTACCTCTGGCCGCTCATCGCGTCGGCCCACGTCACCGCCGAGACGGATACCGACGATCAGCGGACCCCCGTCTTCGCGGACGACAGCCTGGCCGCCGAACTGGCTCCGGGCGGGCGTCTCGAGCAGCTGGTCTCGCTGGGCAGCCGGCTCCCGGTGACCTGGGTGATCGACCCGGACCTGCTGGCCAGTGCCGACGCGATGACGGGGGACTACCGCGTCAAGTCCGGTGACACCACCGTCGCCGGGAAGAACCAGGCCGTCGCCAAGAAGTGGCTCACCTCCCTCGAAGCCGCCGTGGCGGACGGGAAGGTCGTCGCGCTGCCGTTTGCCGATCCCGATCTGGCGTCCATCGCGCACCGCGGCAAGAACGTCTCGGGCACCCTCAGCCACCTCCAGACCGCCACGGAGGCGGCGGCGACGACGGTGCAGACCGTGCTCCACGTGAAACCGTCGACCGACTTCGCCTGGCCCGTCGACGGCGCGATCGACCCGTCGATCGTCGATGTCGCCACCTCGGCCGGCGCCCACAAGGTGATCGCCCGCAGCGACAGCCTCCAGGAGACGGGCAACCTGACCTACACCCCGACCGCCGCCCGGCCCATCGGTGGCGGCACCACCGCGGTCGTCGCCGACGCCCGGCTCTCCACGGCCTTCCAGGGCGACATGTCGAAGGCGGAGGACTCCACCCTCGCCGTGCAGAAGTTCCTCGCGCTGACCCTGGCGCTGGCCGAGCAGGACACCGACGCGGAGCGGAGCATCGTCGTCGCACCGCAGCGGACACCCACGGTCGCCCAGGCTCAGTCGATGGCCCGCGCCCTGCACGGGCTCGACGACGAGCGCTGGACGCAGCCGCTCGGGCTCGTGGAGGCGGCCGGGGCGAAGCCCGATGCCAACGCCACCACGACCGTCCCCAAGGCCTCCAAGTACCCGAAGAAGCTCCGCAGCCAGGAGCTGCCCACCCAGGCCTTCCAGGACATCAAGTCCACCCAGGTCTCGCTGGACAACTTCCAGGTCATCCTCACCCAGACCGAGCGGGTCGTGACCCCCTTCGGCAACGCGCTCAACCGCTCCATGTCGACGTCGTGGCGCGGTCGGCCGCTGGAGGCCCAGCAGTACCGGGATTCGGTCCGCACCTATCTGCAGGGCCTCATCAACGAGGTCCAGCTCATCTCGAAGTCGGACGTCACCCTGTCCGGCCGCAGCGCCACCATCCCGGTGACCGTGCAGAACCGGCTGCTGCAGGGTGTGGACCACCTGGTCCTCCGGCTGAAGTCGGAGAACGCCACCCGTCTCAGGCTGAACGACGGCGGAGCCGTGGCGGAACAGCCGATCCGCATCGGTCCCGGCCACAGCCAGTCCGTGAAGTTCGACGCCGCGGCCAACATCAACGGCCAGGTGCGGATGACGGCGCAGCTCTACACGGAGGACGGCACACCGTACGGCGAGGAGATGACCTTCACCGTGAAGGTCTCCGAGCTCACCCCGACCGTGCTGCTGGTCATCGCCGGAGGGCTGCTGCTCCTGGTCCTCGCGGGCGTCAGGATGTACACCCAGCGCAAGCGCGTCAACGCGGGCGGCCCGGCCGACGGTGGCGACGAACCCGAGCAGCCGAGTGACCCGACGCCGGACACCGGTCCGGAAAGCGGGGGGCCTTCGGCGCCGGGTGAGAAAGTGGAACGTTGA